Proteins encoded by one window of Monoglobus pectinilyticus:
- a CDS encoding recombinase family protein codes for MKTAACYIRVSTEDQLEFSPDAQLRAMRKYCDENDLLLPDEFIYIDEGISGRNAKKRPAFQNMIKKAKSTPKPFDVILVHKFDRFARNREDSVVYKSLLRSELGIQVLSITENIGDDKMSVIIESMLEAMAEYYSLNLSDEVKKGMSEKAKKGGVQTKPSFGYTVVDNNFSPIAEEAVIVKNIFKRFVSGESFGQIAARLNSLGLHTKLGNPFRKRTIEYIISNPVYTGTLRWTHNRKSENINDTIYLENQHEPIVEKDLWIKAQKRYNKIKTINRKYLKDQADKSYWLSGLLVCGSCGCTLARSGDYLQCCGYIKSACNVSHSISIKTAEKIVLEQLKADCLKAESAQIIKNANTKNNDEVLLYKKAEKRLKKSLDRAKEAYLSGTDTLEEYSKNKIGLQNKLKEIQNNSICSITDNYKYIKRVKDILDFIQDKDISDTDKNNALKQIIAKIVYIKPEKHLEIIYY; via the coding sequence ATGAAAACAGCAGCTTGCTATATTCGAGTATCAACTGAAGACCAATTGGAGTTTTCCCCAGACGCTCAGCTTCGGGCTATGAGAAAGTATTGTGACGAAAACGACTTATTGCTGCCGGATGAGTTTATTTATATTGATGAAGGAATCAGCGGCCGCAATGCAAAAAAACGCCCTGCATTTCAAAATATGATAAAAAAGGCTAAATCAACCCCAAAACCATTTGATGTAATTTTAGTACATAAATTCGACCGCTTTGCCAGAAACCGAGAAGACAGTGTTGTATATAAATCTTTATTAAGGTCTGAGCTAGGCATTCAGGTATTATCAATAACAGAAAATATCGGCGATGACAAAATGAGTGTAATTATAGAGTCAATGCTTGAAGCCATGGCTGAATATTATTCTCTCAATCTTTCTGACGAAGTAAAAAAGGGAATGAGCGAAAAAGCGAAAAAAGGCGGCGTACAAACAAAACCATCTTTCGGATATACGGTTGTTGACAATAATTTTTCACCTATTGCTGAAGAAGCTGTTATAGTAAAAAATATATTTAAAAGATTTGTTTCGGGTGAGTCATTCGGACAAATTGCAGCTCGTTTAAATTCACTTGGGTTACACACTAAACTTGGAAATCCTTTTAGGAAAAGAACTATCGAATATATAATATCCAATCCAGTATATACCGGAACTTTAAGATGGACTCATAACCGAAAATCCGAAAATATTAATGACACTATTTATTTAGAAAATCAACATGAACCTATTGTTGAAAAAGACTTATGGATTAAGGCACAGAAACGTTATAATAAAATAAAGACTATTAACCGTAAATATTTGAAAGACCAAGCTGACAAGTCATACTGGCTCAGCGGTCTGTTGGTTTGCGGCAGCTGCGGCTGTACACTCGCACGAAGCGGAGATTATTTGCAGTGCTGCGGATATATTAAGTCCGCCTGCAATGTCTCACATTCAATAAGTATAAAAACTGCTGAGAAAATAGTTTTAGAACAATTAAAAGCAGACTGCTTAAAAGCAGAATCAGCTCAGATAATAAAAAACGCAAATACAAAAAATAATGATGAAGTATTGTTATATAAAAAAGCTGAAAAACGCTTAAAAAAATCATTAGACAGAGCTAAAGAAGCATATCTCTCGGGAACAGACACTTTAGAAGAATACAGTAAAAACAAAATAGGTCTGCAAAATAAACTCAAAGAAATACAAAATAATTCAATTTGCAGCATAACAGATAATTATAAATATATTAAACGTGTAAAAGATATTTTGGATTTCATTCAGGATAAAGATATTTCCGACACCGATAAAAATAACGCATTAAAACAGATTATTGCAAAAATAGTTTATATTAAACCGGAAAAGCATCTGGAAATTATATATTACTAA